A genomic stretch from Methylophilus medardicus includes:
- a CDS encoding MerR family transcriptional regulator, with translation MVETQKVTLPPIPAKRYFTIGEVSELCGVKPHVLRYWEQEFTQLKPVKRRGNRRYYQHHEVLLIRKIRELLYEQGFTISGARNRLEGVDEKADKSRAATEVSNVTAANNSQALLADVSALPVVDVAALRLQIQQILQLLKAPV, from the coding sequence ATGGTAGAAACGCAAAAAGTCACACTGCCGCCTATTCCAGCCAAACGTTATTTCACGATTGGTGAAGTTAGCGAGTTGTGCGGGGTAAAGCCGCATGTTTTGCGTTATTGGGAGCAAGAGTTTACCCAACTCAAACCGGTAAAACGCCGTGGTAATCGTCGTTACTACCAGCATCACGAAGTCCTTCTCATCCGTAAAATTCGCGAGCTGCTTTATGAGCAAGGGTTTACCATCAGCGGTGCGCGCAATCGATTAGAGGGTGTGGATGAAAAAGCTGACAAATCCCGCGCCGCCACTGAAGTATCTAATGTTACAGCCGCTAACAACAGCCAGGCGCTATTAGCAGATGTTTCTGCCCTACCGGTGGTCGATGTCGCTGCACTCAGACTACAAATTCAACAGATACTCCAATTGTTAAAAGCGCCTGTTTAA
- a CDS encoding integration host factor subunit alpha, which produces MTLTKADLADLLFEQVGLNKREAKDMVEAFFEEVRNALEQGDSVKLSGFGNFELRTKSERPGRNPKTGEEIPISARRVVTFHASQKLKLRVEEHYAEQPFQAQA; this is translated from the coding sequence ATGACACTCACAAAAGCTGACTTGGCTGACTTGTTGTTTGAACAAGTCGGGCTGAATAAGCGCGAAGCCAAGGATATGGTTGAAGCGTTTTTTGAAGAGGTGCGCAATGCGCTTGAACAAGGCGACAGCGTCAAACTCTCCGGTTTTGGTAATTTTGAACTGCGCACAAAATCTGAGCGCCCTGGCCGTAACCCAAAAACTGGCGAAGAAATTCCTATTTCTGCACGTCGGGTGGTGACATTTCATGCCAGCCAAAAATTAAAATTACGCGTAGAAGAACACTACGCTGAGCAACCGTTTCAGGCACAAGCTTAA